TGATCACGTGAGGCATAGGGGCAGTATGCAGCGCTCGCCCGAAGATAACAAGGGTGCAGCAAACAGAAGAAATGCGTCCAGGCGAGGTAAATCCCGACCTTAAAAGTCAGGATTAGACCAAACTAGCGCTGCGTCAGGACAGCTTCGGCCAGGGCCAGATCAGAGGCCTTGTCCACATCAGTTCCCACCGCAGCATGTGGCGTGATGATGGCCCGCGCTTCTACCCCCAGCAGTCGGCTGACGGCTTCCTCTAGACCACGCACTGTCAGGCGACCCGTGACCAGTCGCAGCAATACCCCTGGGCCGATCAGGGCGGCCAGTCGCAGCGGGGCCTTACGGGCGGCCAGGGCCTCACGCAGGCGGGGCAGAAAACGCACCGCCAGCCCTGGATCAAAGAAAAAGAGGTTGCCCCCCGTAAAGCTGCCGTCACGCACCCGCACAAAGGTCCGCTGCACGCCGGGATACTCGGCCTCACAGGCACTGCGGGGAACCACTGGATACAGTAGCCCAGCGCCAGGATGGCTTTCTGCCTGGTCCATCACGTCGCACAGCTGTTCGGCACGCAGCATGGGAATGTCTGCGGTGATCACCAGTGCCCGCCCGTGTTCAGATCCATCTGCGCCCAGCGCTTCCAAACCCGCCGCGAGGTTGTCCAGTAAACGGCCACTGTCCTGGAGGTGCAGGTCAATGAGCGCGTCCATCTCAGGTGTGGTGGGGCCAACATAGGCGATCCGGTCTACCCGGCCCGAGGCCTGCACCGCCTGCAGGACATGCAGCGCCATGGGCTGCCCGGCCACTGGCACCAGGCACTTGACCGCCACGCCGTGTGACACTGCAAAAGGATCACCGGGGTCTCCTCCACCGAGAATCAGGGCCTGATAACGCGTGGGCGTGGGGGCGGCAGTCATGCTGGGCAGTGTAGCGGGCCGCAGCGCGGATTAGGCGGGTTCGGCGGGAGCCGCTGGAGTGTCTACCGCAGGTAACTCAGCCAGCGCGGGAAGCACCAGCCGGGCCACGAAGCCCTCGCCCGGAGTGCTGGAGAGCTGTAATTCGCCCCCATGCACCTCTGCCGCGCGGCGGGCCAGCGCCAGACCCAAGCCGTGCCCACCGCCACTCGCCTGCCCCTGACGGCTGGCATCGGGGCGGTAGAAGGCTTGCCCCAGTTGCGCCAGTACCTCCGGCGTCACGCCTGGTCCCTCGTCGCTCACGGTAATCTGAGCCTGGGGGCCAGCTGGCTCCGCGCGGCCTTCTACCTGTACCAGCACCGGCGAACCGCCACCGTAGCGGGTGGCATTCATCACCAGGTTCCAGACGGCCTGACCCAGCAGCACCGGGTCACCCATCACCTGTATGTCCCGCCCAGACGGCAGAATTTCTAGGTCCACGTCGGCCAATTCGTCCAGCTCACGGGCGCGGTCCACGGCATCGGCAGCCAGCGGGCGCAGCGCCAGCGGTTGCTTGGACACCGAACCCGGATCACGCGACAGCAGCAGCAAGTGAGTGGTCAGGGCCGACAATCGCTCCAGGTCCGTACCGATCTCCTGCAAGTCTTCACGGTAACGTTCGGCGCTGCGGGGCTGGCTGAGGCTACCCTGCACCCGCGCGGTCAGGGCGGCCAGGGGCGAACGTAAATCATGCGCTGCCGCCCGCGCAAAGTCCTGTTCGCGCTCGCGGGCCTGGGCCAATTGGCCGAAGGTGCCCTGCAACGCCCGCGCCAGCAGCCCCAGTTCGTCACCTTGTCCTGTCAGCGGCAGCGGGCGGCGCAGGTCACCGCTCTCTCCCACCTCCCGCGCCGCTTCTTCCAGCTGCCGTACCGGGGCCAGCAGGCGACCCGAGACGGTCCAGCCGGCCATCAGCGCCAGCAGCAAGGTAATCGGCAGCAGCAACCAGAACGCCTGCTGAAAGGCATTGTTGGCCCGGCCCAGCGTGCCGGTGTCGGCCACCACGGTCAGTGACATCTCCGGCCCACCCAGCCGGAGGGTGCGGACGGCCACCAACTGTTGCTGGTTCTGGATGGAGTAGATGTTGACCGGGAGGTCCAGCGGCAACGCTTCTGGGAAGCGGCTGGTGGTGCGGGCGTACAGCTGCCCACTGACCTGGGCCACCAAACGCAGTTCCAGATTCTGAGTCTGGGAATTTTCATCGGCGATGCGGGCCAGGTCCCACCACATCCACTGCATCGCCGCCACGCCACCTGCGCGGTCTATCTCACGCTCTATGCGCGACTGCACGATCAGCACATTGCTGATCAGTTGCTGCTGCTCGGACAGGTACAGAAACTGCCGCACCGTCAGGTACAGCCCCCCGGCCACCAGACTGGCCGCCAGTCCAGTCGCCAGCGCCGACCAGAGGGTGAGGCGGGCACGGAGGCTCAGGCGCATCTCTGTTGGTGGTCAACAGATGGCCGAAGACCTCCACCACTCTGAACTTTCACCCTTCCACCCGGTAGCCGCGCCCCCGTTCTGAGCGGATGGCTTCAGGAGCCAATTTGCGGCGCACGTAGCGCACATACACGTCCACGATGCGTGCCTCACCGCTGAACTCGGCGCCCCAGACCCGGTCCAGCAGATCCTCACGGGTAAACCAGCGCTCCGGTGAGAGGGTCAGCGCTTCGAGCAGCGCGTATTCACGGCCAGTAACGGCCACTTCTTCGCCGTCCCAGGTCACGGTGCGGGCCACCGTATCCAGCGTGCCGCGCCCCTCACCGAAGTGCAGCACCGGAGCGCTCTGGCCGCGTTCACGGCGGGTCAGCGCCCGCAAGGTCGCCAATAGCTCCGGCATGGCAAACGGTTTGGTCAAGTAAGCATCTCCGCCGATATCCAGCCCACGCACCCGGTCATCTACCTCGGTACGGGCTGTCAGAAACAGAATGGCCGTTTCCAGACCGGATTCCCGCATCTTTTTGGCCACCCCAAAGCCGTCCAGCTCGCCCGGCACCATCACGTCCAGCACCGCCAGCGGAAAGTCGCCCATCACGGCTTCTTCCAGGGCGGCCTCGCCGCTCTGTACCCAAGTCACTTCGTACCCGGCCTCTCGCAGAGCGTCACGGGTCGGCTCGGCAATCCGGGCGTCGTCTTCAAGCAGCAGCAGGCGCATACGGCCAGTCTAGCCGGGTGGGTTGGGGGTGGGTTGGAGTAGGCCAGGGCCGCTACACTCCTAGGCGTGATCATCACGATTGACGGCGTAGCGGCAAGTGGAAAAAGTACGGTGGCTTCCGGGGTAGCCCGCGCCCTGGGGGTTCCCTATATCAGCAGTGGCCTGCTGTACCGCGCTGTGACGCTGTGTGGCCTGGAAGAAGCGCTGGCAGGCGGCG
The sequence above is a segment of the Deinococcus radiophilus genome. Coding sequences within it:
- a CDS encoding NTP transferase domain-containing protein codes for the protein MTAAPTPTRYQALILGGGDPGDPFAVSHGVAVKCLVPVAGQPMALHVLQAVQASGRVDRIAYVGPTTPEMDALIDLHLQDSGRLLDNLAAGLEALGADGSEHGRALVITADIPMLRAEQLCDVMDQAESHPGAGLLYPVVPRSACEAEYPGVQRTFVRVRDGSFTGGNLFFFDPGLAVRFLPRLREALAARKAPLRLAALIGPGVLLRLVTGRLTVRGLEEAVSRLLGVEARAIITPHAAVGTDVDKASDLALAEAVLTQR
- a CDS encoding sensor histidine kinase, producing the protein MRLSLRARLTLWSALATGLAASLVAGGLYLTVRQFLYLSEQQQLISNVLIVQSRIEREIDRAGGVAAMQWMWWDLARIADENSQTQNLELRLVAQVSGQLYARTTSRFPEALPLDLPVNIYSIQNQQQLVAVRTLRLGGPEMSLTVVADTGTLGRANNAFQQAFWLLLPITLLLALMAGWTVSGRLLAPVRQLEEAAREVGESGDLRRPLPLTGQGDELGLLARALQGTFGQLAQAREREQDFARAAAHDLRSPLAALTARVQGSLSQPRSAERYREDLQEIGTDLERLSALTTHLLLLSRDPGSVSKQPLALRPLAADAVDRARELDELADVDLEILPSGRDIQVMGDPVLLGQAVWNLVMNATRYGGGSPVLVQVEGRAEPAGPQAQITVSDEGPGVTPEVLAQLGQAFYRPDASRQGQASGGGHGLGLALARRAAEVHGGELQLSSTPGEGFVARLVLPALAELPAVDTPAAPAEPA
- a CDS encoding response regulator transcription factor — translated: MRLLLLEDDARIAEPTRDALREAGYEVTWVQSGEAALEEAVMGDFPLAVLDVMVPGELDGFGVAKKMRESGLETAILFLTARTEVDDRVRGLDIGGDAYLTKPFAMPELLATLRALTRRERGQSAPVLHFGEGRGTLDTVARTVTWDGEEVAVTGREYALLEALTLSPERWFTREDLLDRVWGAEFSGEARIVDVYVRYVRRKLAPEAIRSERGRGYRVEG